Proteins encoded by one window of Streptomyces sp. NBC_01477:
- a CDS encoding N-acetylmuramoyl-L-alanine amidase, whose protein sequence is MHRPNGPTRHRRALSLAAALSLLAGLSVTAVTTTAAGAADPQTVRQAEFTAAAQEFGVPLPVLEAVSFYETRWEAHAGQSNAEAGHGPMNLTDLTAAVLDADGLSTRSPRYAELLSAPAEHTAAAAAHLLGAATADVTGDEAQNIRGGAALLASYAKGYGHGRLPRTTDGWYAAAARYSQSTEDKVAQAFADGVWSTLAAGATRTTADGQLITLAPVRGLHPDRGDVRKLGLTEVTPPRSSTPAECPKSLHCDVIPGAYTLLDPSNPADYGSHDLADRPNGDLDIRYITLHSTDETYDGTLDLFNDPTYAAGAHYVVRSQDGQVTQMIPTKDIAWDSANRSFYQHSIAIEQEGWATHGAAWFSENLYRSTASLVRYLAAEYHIPLDRAHILGHDNVPGGTEGGIATQHWDPGPGWDWEHFFDLLGAPIRATAHQGSGVVAIKPGYARNPQTTTYCDDVQGYKRFPGPYRSFDCPATSQNAPASFVPLHTAPSASAPLVADPYLHPDGSAGTSAMNDWGDKAPAGEQYVVADRAPGWTAIWWGGAKAWLQDSAAHPATVPVRAARIVPKAGATSVPVYTTAYPEASVYPPDFIAFEGGAPRAQLARAKYSIPAGQSYVAAGPAVRTDSYFAIYYDGSAPYDQHDFVGTTKVYEIVYNHRMAFVNAADVDLVPAAS, encoded by the coding sequence ATGCACCGCCCGAACGGACCCACCCGCCACCGGCGCGCCCTGTCCCTGGCCGCCGCCCTGTCCCTGCTGGCCGGCCTGTCGGTGACCGCGGTCACCACGACCGCGGCCGGGGCCGCCGACCCGCAGACCGTCAGGCAGGCGGAATTCACCGCGGCGGCGCAGGAGTTCGGCGTACCGCTGCCCGTACTCGAAGCGGTCTCCTTCTACGAGACCCGCTGGGAGGCGCACGCCGGGCAGTCCAACGCCGAGGCGGGCCACGGTCCGATGAACCTCACCGACCTGACCGCCGCGGTGCTGGACGCGGACGGGCTGAGCACCCGGTCGCCGCGCTACGCCGAGCTGCTCAGCGCCCCCGCCGAGCACACCGCGGCGGCCGCGGCCCACCTGCTGGGCGCCGCCACCGCGGACGTGACGGGCGACGAGGCGCAGAACATCCGCGGCGGCGCGGCCCTGCTCGCCTCGTACGCGAAGGGCTACGGGCACGGCCGGCTGCCGCGCACCACCGACGGCTGGTACGCCGCCGCGGCCCGCTACAGCCAGTCCACCGAGGACAAGGTCGCGCAGGCCTTCGCCGACGGCGTGTGGTCCACCCTGGCCGCCGGCGCCACCCGTACCACCGCCGACGGCCAGCTGATCACCCTGGCACCGGTCCGCGGGCTGCACCCGGACCGCGGCGATGTGCGCAAGCTCGGGCTGACCGAGGTCACCCCGCCGCGCAGCAGCACGCCCGCCGAATGCCCCAAGTCGCTGCACTGCGACGTCATACCGGGCGCGTACACGCTGCTCGACCCGTCGAATCCCGCCGACTACGGCAGCCACGACCTCGCCGACCGCCCGAACGGCGACCTCGACATCCGCTACATCACCCTGCACAGCACCGACGAGACCTACGACGGCACCCTCGACCTCTTCAACGACCCGACGTACGCGGCCGGCGCCCACTACGTCGTACGGTCCCAGGACGGCCAGGTCACCCAGATGATCCCGACCAAGGACATCGCCTGGGACAGCGCCAACCGGTCCTTCTACCAGCACTCCATCGCCATCGAGCAGGAGGGCTGGGCCACCCACGGCGCCGCCTGGTTCAGCGAGAACCTCTACCGCTCCACCGCCTCGCTGGTGCGCTACCTGGCCGCGGAGTACCACATCCCGCTGGACCGCGCCCACATCCTCGGCCACGACAACGTGCCCGGCGGCACCGAGGGCGGCATCGCCACCCAGCACTGGGACCCCGGACCCGGCTGGGACTGGGAGCACTTCTTCGACCTGCTCGGCGCGCCGATCCGGGCGACCGCCCACCAGGGCAGCGGCGTCGTGGCGATCAAGCCGGGCTACGCCCGCAACCCGCAGACCACCACCTACTGCGACGACGTCCAGGGCTACAAGCGCTTCCCCGGCCCCTACCGCAGCTTCGACTGCCCGGCGACCTCGCAGAACGCGCCCGCGTCCTTCGTCCCGCTGCACACCGCCCCGAGCGCCTCGGCCCCACTGGTCGCCGACCCGTACCTGCACCCGGACGGCTCCGCCGGGACCAGCGCCATGAACGACTGGGGTGACAAGGCCCCGGCGGGCGAGCAGTACGTCGTCGCCGACCGCGCACCCGGCTGGACGGCGATCTGGTGGGGCGGCGCCAAGGCCTGGCTCCAGGACTCCGCCGCCCACCCGGCGACCGTCCCGGTGCGGGCCGCCCGCATCGTCCCCAAGGCCGGCGCCACGTCCGTCCCCGTCTACACCACGGCCTACCCCGAAGCCTCGGTCTATCCGCCGGACTTCATCGCCTTCGAGGGCGGCGCCCCCCGCGCGCAGCTGGCCCGCGCCAAATACTCCATCCCGGCCGGCCAGTCGTACGTCGCGGCGGGTCCGGCCGTGCGCACCGACTCCTACTTCGCCATCTACTACGACGGGTCGGCGCCGTACGACCAGCACGACTTCGTCGGCACGACGAAGGTGTACGAGATCGTCTACAACCACCGGATGGCGTTCGTGAACGCCGCCGACGTGGACCTGGTCCCCGCCGCCTCCTGA
- the trxA gene encoding thioredoxin, whose product MTATASAVPTVTDATFAAEVLASDLPVLVEFTADWCPPCRMIAPVLAEIAVEEAHRLRIVQLDVDTNPATQAAYGVMSMPTLLLFRAGEPVKVMVGARPKRRLLQELADVV is encoded by the coding sequence ATGACCGCCACCGCAAGCGCCGTACCGACCGTGACCGATGCCACCTTCGCCGCCGAAGTGCTGGCCAGCGACCTGCCGGTGCTGGTCGAGTTCACCGCCGACTGGTGCCCGCCCTGCCGCATGATCGCCCCGGTGCTCGCGGAGATCGCGGTGGAGGAGGCGCACCGGCTGCGGATCGTCCAGCTCGACGTGGACACCAACCCCGCCACCCAGGCCGCGTACGGCGTGATGTCCATGCCGACGCTGCTGCTCTTCCGGGCCGGTGAGCCGGTCAAGGTGATGGTGGGCGCCCGCCCGAAGCGCCGGCTGCTCCAGGAGCTGGCCGACGTGGTGTGA
- a CDS encoding MerR family transcriptional regulator → MRIGELAERAGTTPRTLRYYESLGLLPPADRAGNGYRSYGEEHLRMLEQIRTLQDYGFGLEETRPFVECLRAGHPAGDTCAASLAVYRSKLAEIDAWVDRLTSVRAEVAAQLLRAEREAAVTAGADAEPLCELTAAPAGRHDEGTLPP, encoded by the coding sequence ATGCGCATCGGCGAACTCGCGGAACGCGCCGGCACCACGCCGCGAACCCTCCGCTACTACGAATCCCTCGGCCTGCTGCCGCCGGCCGACCGGGCGGGCAACGGCTACCGCAGCTACGGCGAGGAGCACCTGCGGATGCTGGAGCAGATCCGCACCCTCCAGGACTACGGCTTCGGCCTGGAGGAGACCCGCCCGTTCGTGGAGTGCCTGCGGGCCGGGCACCCGGCCGGGGACACATGCGCCGCCTCACTCGCGGTCTACCGCAGCAAGCTGGCGGAGATCGACGCGTGGGTGGACCGGCTGACCTCGGTACGCGCCGAGGTCGCCGCCCAACTGCTGCGGGCCGAGCGGGAGGCGGCCGTGACCGCGGGCGCCGACGCGGAACCGCTGTGCGAACTGACCGCCGCTCCTGCCGGGCGGCACGACGAGGGGACCCTTCCGCCATGA